The window GGATGTCGTCGAATCCTGACACCGATGCCGTAACTCCGACGTCGCGCAGGTTCCGATTGTAGGAAGCAATTGCTTCCTTCGAAATGTCGATAGCGAGAACTGGTTCGAAGCCATGATCGACGAAGCCAGCACTGAAAAGGCCGGCGCCGCTAAAAATATCACAGAAGGTCATATTTCGCATATTCGCATAGCTTTAATGTGAATATGCGAATATGCAAGGCGAATTATGCGATTCGAAGATGTCCCTGATGATGTCCTGGAACTCTTGGCGGCGATGCTCCGAGTGCCGGGATTGCCCGTTCAAAAGGACATTGCTCGTGCGATCGGAGCTGATCAGGCACTAGCCTCTCTTATTCACGACGCTCGGTTTCGGGCCCGCTCTGGGCATTTGCTGCGGCTGGCTGTATTGCGCGGACGACCGGCATCGCTGGCGTTTGTTTCACCGCATTCGGATTGATGGGCTTTTCGGGTTGAAGGGCTGGGCTCGGAGTTCTGCGGCGCTGCCGCATGGGCTACGTCGGCGCAGGCTTCAGCCGGAGAACGAGGGCGCGGAACAGGTCGGCATCCGGACAGGCGGAAGCGAAGGCAATGCGGATGCGGCTAGCACTTTCTACGACGCGCGCAGCGACCTTGAGCAGCCGCAGGCGCAAGGTGGTAAACTCCGCGCTTGCCAGAGCAGCGGTCCTGGGCATCGCCTGCTGGATGCGCCATAGCAGCCAGTATGCGGCAGTGTGCAGTATCAGGCGCATCTGATTGGCATTGGCCGAGCGGCACGAGGTTCGGTCGCTGGCGAGCTGGGACTTGTGGCGCTTGATCAGGTTCTCGGCCTGACCACGCGCGCAGTAGAGCGTGTCGTAGATGTGCTCGGCCGATCCTGTTGCCAACGAGGTGACGACATAGCGGATGTCCATGCCCAGCGTGCTGGCCTCGATCCGTGCAACGACGCGACGCTGGCACTTCCAGGTCTTTGCCCCATAGCGGGTCTCGGCATAGTTGCGCAGGACGGGACACTGACGCTGGGCGCGCTTGACCGCGCAGGCATCGGCGACCGCAACAATGGCGGGATCGGCGCGCAGCGCTGAATTGGTGGGCAGGCCGAACACGTAATCGACGCGGGCCGCATCGCAGTAGGCCATGACCTCGGGTCGACCATAGTGCCCGTCGCCGCGGATAGTGATGTGGGTATCGGGCCAATTACGGCGCAGGTGACGCACCAGGCGTCGGATGTGCCCCGCCGCCTCCTTTCCAGAAGGCGTCTTGCCTGTGCGCAGCAGCATGGCCACCGGCCTGCCGGTCGCGGTGTCGTAGATATGGATCGGTAGGAAGCAGCGCTCCCCATGATGCCCGTTCCAGAACGAGAGCTGTTGATAGCCATGCACGACGTCGCACGTGTCGTCGATATCCAGCGTGACCGCTGTCGGAGGGGCGGGATAGCTGGCGCAGTAGATGTCGATCATCGCGGCCATCATGCTGGCCAGTTCGCGCGTAGTCGGTGCATTTTCCCACCGGCTCATCGTCGGTTGGCTGGCCAGCCCCGCGCCCGATTCCGGCAGCTTGCCGAGCGCCAGGCGGAAGCCTGGATCGTCGCGCAGAGCATCGAGATCATCGGCATCCTCATAGCCGCACGCAATCGCGAACACACGGGCACGCAGAATGTCATCCAGGCGATGGATCACCCGCGCTGGATCGCGCGGATCGGCAATACAAGCCGCCAGGCGCTGGCAAATCCCCATCGCGCGCTCGGCCTGTGCAAGCAGTAGAACACCGCCATCCGAGGTAAGCCGGCCACCGTCGAACGCAGCTGTGATTTTCTTGCGGCCGACTGCTGGGAATCCAAATGAGCTTGCGATATCATCGTTCATGGCGGGTGTGGCCCGTGGCATTTTCTGCCCTGCGGCAGGTTCGGCTTAGACACCCAGTTCCTAATTCAGATCAGAGGCTTACGCCACTCCCGCCAACCCTTCAGGACACTTTTGGTGAATAAGGCGGGCTAGTATCGCGGGTGAGGAACCGAGAGGTGAAGCGCGTTACCCCGCGCATCGCCAACCTGTGGAACTATGTGAATCAACGAATTGCCGAACAGCGCCGCGCTGGCGCTGCCAGCGAAGAGATTGACAGCGACGTTTCGAAGAACGCGTTGTTAAAGCCAAAGCGGCGCGCGCGCGATCTTCCCAACGTTTCGACGTTGGGTCCGGCTTCCCAATACGCGGACGATGCTATTTCCGGCGTTAAGGCGTATTTGGCGGACGGCTACGATGCACGCCTGATTCTAGAACAGATTCAGGTGCTGCGTAGAGCTCAGCATGTTCGACGAGCCGGTCGGAGCCGCGATGTATAGCGCTTAGGCCGACTGACGCGCAGACTATGATAAACCACGGCGGTGCTGCGAGGCGCGAAGAGAGATGCGCCAATCGTCCCGGTTGCACAGCCGTTGCATATCACATTCCCCGCTTAGTCACGCATATCTCTCTCCAGTGCCAGCGCCTCCCGCGCTGTCTTTAAGTCGGCCATCGTGGCGGGCTCAGATATTCCGCCAATTCGTTCGATCTCGCGTAATGCGGGTTGCACGGCATCAATCGCGCTGATGGCCGGGTCGAGCACCCATTCGACGCCGTAACCAACCTTGCGGTCCTGATCTTCAACGATATGAGGAAAATGGGTCACCGCTTCGCCATAATATCCGTAAAACCGCGCCACGGGCATGAGAATGTCAGGAGACAAGAGACCGACCTTGGATGCCAGTGCTTTGAAAAGTGTGGCCTCGGGGAGGACAAAGCTCTCGGTAAAATGAGCAGGAAGTCCGCCCCCAGAAATCCCAGTGCGCAGGTACCATCGCCCTACTGAATTGGCTAGATGAACGAGTTCCTTCGAAATCAGCGTGATCTCGCTGTAAAGACCGAGGGCCACAGATAACGCCTCTTTCGCCCGGGTTTCATCATCGCGGCGCCGGTTCAACTTGTAGTTGTAGAGCGCGCCCCAAGTCAGCGCTGCGAAGCCGAGGATGGAGCCGATCATCGACTGCCAGCCCTTCAACTCCTCATATAACTCGCACAGTGTCATCAGGTCCCCCCTATGTCGTGAATGCGGCCACCCGTGTTTCGCGGCCTCGCGGGATGAAGTCGAGCATTCCCAACCGCGCGCCAGCTTCCCGCATACGCTCAGTCGTCACAATAATGTAGGAATACACGGCTCGATGGTCTGAAATGCGTCGGAGACGTACCTCGGTGCGTCGGAGACGTACTGTAAGTTTGGCCGTCTAGCGCGGATTTTGTGGGCTCGGGTCCGGACAAGGCCGTCCGGACGGGAGCCTCATCATGACCCCGACCAAATTGCTCATCGGCCAGATATTGATCGTCTTCGCGATTGTGGTTCTCGGCGTCTGGGCAGCCACGCAATGGGCCGCCGAGATGCTCGGCTATCAGCCGGAGCTTGGCGCGCCATGGCTCCGCCTCGGCGGGCTGCCGGTCTATCGGCCGTGGGACC of the Sphingobium herbicidovorans genome contains:
- a CDS encoding IS1380-like element ISSp1 family transposase, which gives rise to MNDDIASSFGFPAVGRKKITAAFDGGRLTSDGGVLLLAQAERAMGICQRLAACIADPRDPARVIHRLDDILRARVFAIACGYEDADDLDALRDDPGFRLALGKLPESGAGLASQPTMSRWENAPTTRELASMMAAMIDIYCASYPAPPTAVTLDIDDTCDVVHGYQQLSFWNGHHGERCFLPIHIYDTATGRPVAMLLRTGKTPSGKEAAGHIRRLVRHLRRNWPDTHITIRGDGHYGRPEVMAYCDAARVDYVFGLPTNSALRADPAIVAVADACAVKRAQRQCPVLRNYAETRYGAKTWKCQRRVVARIEASTLGMDIRYVVTSLATGSAEHIYDTLYCARGQAENLIKRHKSQLASDRTSCRSANANQMRLILHTAAYWLLWRIQQAMPRTAALASAEFTTLRLRLLKVAARVVESASRIRIAFASACPDADLFRALVLRLKPAPT